The Dyadobacter sp. 676 DNA window AATTCTCATGGACGAGATCGGCCTGCCCGATGCCCGGTCGCAGCAAATGCTGGGCGTCTGTCACCGTAGCGCCGCTCCGGTCGGACATCCACACGATGCGTTTCGGCGAAAGGTATTGCCTTATCCGGGAGTCCTTCTGTGCCTGGTAACTGTCATCGAAAACCGGCGGAAGCTCCTGTGCGGCAACGCTCCCGGCCATTAAAACAAACAAAAGCAAAGGGAAGGCAAAAATGATTTTCACAAGCGGATTGGTTTGGTCAGGATTGTAATATTCCCGGAAAATAAATAATTATAAATTAGTGAACTAACCTGCTCTGTCCTGCCGGCAGCGGTTACCCATATACCTACCGTTAACGCTTCGTTAACATTTTTGCATGCTAAAAGTAAATCAAAACCGTTCTACTTTTGCTTGTGGTACGATACCCGGCCATTTTTCAGCACTAAACCGCTCAACCCGACCGATGATCATAAAAGGAAATAGCTCGCAGGACCGCGACGGGCTGCCCCCGTTTGTCAATAGCTGGAAACAGCTTTACATTCTCCTGATTGGCATGCTCGCATTGCAGATTGTCCTCTTCTATTTATTTATGACCCGTTTTCAATGAGCACGCTCGACTGGATTATACTTTCGCTTACCCTGCTGTTTGTCGTTTTGTATGGAATCTATCGCAGCCGCGAAAAGCATACGATGGACTCGTTCCTGCTGGCCGGGCAATCGATGCCCTGGTACCATGTAACGTTATCGCTCATGGCGACGCAGGCAAGCGCGATCACCTTTCTTTCCGCGCCCGGGCAAGCTTATACCGACGGCATGCGTTTCGTCCAGTTCTATTTCGGATTGCCGCTGGCGATGGTGGTACTTTGCGTGACATTCGTGCCGAAATTCGGGAAGCTCAAAATATTCACCGCGTACGAGTTCCTGGAAGGCCGTTTCGACCTGCGTACGCGCGCGCTCACGGCCTTTCTATTCCTGCTGCAACGCGGGTTATCGACCGGTCTTTCCATTTACGCCCCCTCGCTGATCCTTTCGGCTATTCTGGGCTGGGACATTACCTGGACCAACATTATTTCGGGGGGGCATCGTGATACTCTACACCACGCTGGGCGGCTCCCGTGCGGTTTCACACACGCATTTGCAGCAAATGGGCATTATCACGATCGGCATGGTCGTGGCGGGCGTAATGGTGGTAAAGTTCCTGCCGGAACAGGTGTCGTTTACCGACGCATTGCATGTCGCGGGCAAGATGGGCAAGGTCAATCTGATCGACTTTACATTCGATTTGAACAACAGGTATAATGTTTGGTCGGGGCTGATCGGCGGGTTCTTTCTGCAACTCTCCTATTTCGGGACCGATCAATCGCAGGTAGGGCGGTTTCTGACCGGCAGTTCACAGGGGCAAAGCAAGCTTGGGCTGGCAATGAACGGGTTACTCAAAATCCCGATGCAGTTCCTGATCCTGTTGGTAGGCGTGCTGGTGTTCGCATTCTACCAATTTACCGCCCCGCCGCTTTTCTTTAACCAGACCGCCGTTGATCATGTCAAGTCGTCGCGGTATGCGGCAGAATACGAGGCACTGGAAAAGAAGCACGAGGAAATCCAGTCGGTAAAACGGCCGCATGTGCTGGCGCTAACGGAAGCCATCCGGCAAGACGATGCCCGGGCGATCGCCGATTCGAGGAATGTCCTTGCTGAACTCGAAGGCAAGGTAAAAGACGTTCGGAGAGAGGCTACGGACCTGCTTTCGAAAGCCAATGGCGGCGATACCAACGACGTGAACTATATTTTCCTCCGCTTTGTGATAGACTATCTGCCGGTGGGCATGGTAGGGCTTCTGATCGCCGTAATCCTGCTCGCCTCGATGGGCTCCGTGGCAGCGGCCTATAACTCGCTGGCTTCGTGTACCATCGTCGATATTTATAAAAGGATGATCCGCAAGGACGAGAACGGCCGCAACTATGTGGCTGCTTCGCGCTGGGCCACCTTCTTCTGGGGGGTGTTCTGCATTGCGGTGGCACAATATGCGTCGCGGCTCGGCAGCATGATCGAAGCGGTGAATATCCTCGGCTCGCTGTTCTACGGGACGATCCTGGGCATATTCCTGGTTGCATTCTACTTTAAAAATATCGGCAGCAGGGCGGTTTTTTGGGGAAGCATTATCGGGGAGGTTTTCGTGATCGTCAGCTACATCGCCGATCTGACCGCATTTCTCTGGCTGAACCTGATCGGTTGCGCACTGGTGATCGTCTTTGCCTGGGCGATCGAGAAAATATGGCCGCAACCCCAGGCAGGCATGGAATAACGCCATTGCGTTATTTTTACACATAAGCACATCGCCAATAAAGTACAATTTTCTTTAAAAATTAAACATTTTAAAGAAAGTATAGTGTACTACCCGTTTTTTTCGAATGCATAGGAAACTATTCCCGCCTTTAAATCCTTAATAAGTACAATCCGGGCAACGGGGCAGATTATACGCAGATTACCTATGTCACCGATTGTTTACAAAAACATCTCTTAAACCCACAGGCCATGCTCACGCCGTTTAATCCTTTCTTTACGGGGGTCAAAATCCGGTTTCTTCCCACCGATAGCTGATCCCGATCCCGATTTTTTCCAATTATCCACCTGTTTCATCATCAGGCAAAAACGTTATCTCTATCCAAATTTTAATTAACACCTACATGAAGTATTGGTCTAAGCCACTAAAAACGACGCGTTTGGCGCTTAGCTCGGCATTCCTATTATTGAATTTACTCAGTACGGCCCTGGCCCAGGGCATACAGGAAAGTAACCGGGAAGCGCCGGTCCTGGAACAGGCAACTTTACAGGAAGTGGTTGCCTACGCCATCAAGAACCAGCCGGTGATCCAGCAATCGCTGATCGACGAGCAGATCACAGCCAACCAGGTCCGCGCCAAACTGGCCGACTGGTACCCACAGATCGGCTTCAACTACAATTTACAACATAATTTCATTGTCCAGACGAGCATTATTGCCGGTAATCCCGTGAAACTGGGGGTCAACAACGTATCGGCCGCGCAGTTTACGCTTTCGCAGCAGATTTTCAACCGGGACGTGCTGCTTGCCCGGCGCACCCGCGGCGATGTGCTTTTCGCGGCCAGCCAGAACACGGTCAACAATAAAACAGATCTCGCAGTGAACGTTTCCAAGGCGTTTTACGACGTATTGGCTACTACCCAGCAAATTAAAGTCGCCGAGGAGGATATCGTCCGCCTCGAACGCAGCCTGAAAGATGCGCAGAATCAGTACAAATCGGGCGTTGCCGACAAGATCGACTACAAAAGGGCGACCATTTCCCTCAACAACACCCGCGCCAACAAAAAAAGCAACGAGGAAGTGTTGAAAGCAAAACTGGAATACCTGAAAACACTGATGGGCTATCCGCTCGACAAGGCGCTGCAAATCAGCTACGACACGCTGCAAATGGAACGTGAAATCGCGCTCGACACATTGCAGAATGTGGATCTGAACGCACGGATCGAGTACCAGATCCTGGCAACGCAGAAAAAGCTCGCGGAAGCGAATTTGCAATACAATAAATGGAGCTACCTGCCGAACCTTTCGCTGAACGGGGCCTATAACCTCAACTTTCAGAACAACCATTTTTCGGACCTTTATAATAAAAATTATCCCAACTCTTTCGGCTTGCTGACGCTTTCGCTGCCTATTTACCAGGGAGGGAAGAGAAAAGCCAATACGAAACAAGCCGAATGGCAGATCAAACGCCTCGACTGGGATATTAAAGGCCTGCAAAACAATGTAAACTCGGAATATGCCAGCGCACTGGCGAATTACAAGGGTAATCTGACGAACCTGCTCGCACAAAAAGAAAATGTGGAGCTGGCGCGTGAAGTGTATGACGTGATCCAGTTGCAATACAAATCGGGTATCAAGACCTACCTCGAAGTGGTTACTTCCGAGACCGACCTGCGCCTGGCCCGCATCAACTATTACAATGCATTGTACCAGGTGCTGGCGAGCAAAATCGACGTTCAGAAAGCGCTCGGACAAATCAACATCCAGTAACAGGTCAGGCCAAGACCATCTTTAACACCAGCTTCCATAGAAAATATTTTAATGATATGTTTTTAAATACAACAAAATATTACCCCGCTGTCCTGCTTGCATTGACGATCTTCTCCTGCGGCAAAAAAGATCAGCAACAGCAACCTACCGCACCTCAGGCCGTACCGGTGACCTTGACCGAGGTTAAATCCACGGAGGCATCGTATTATGACGAATATCCCGGAACCGTGGTACCACTCAACGAGGTGGAACTGCGCCCGCAGGTGACCGGCTTTGTAACCGGCATCCATTTCACGGACGGCGCGCGCGTGCGCAAGGGCCAGTTGCTCTACACCATCGACGCCCAGCTTTACGACGCCAATTATGAGCAGGCCATTGCCAACCTGAACGTGCAGGAAGCCAACCTCGCCCGCGCACAAAAAGATGCCGACCGTTACCACGAACTCGAAAAGAACGACGCGGTGGCCAAACAGCTCGTCGATAATGCAGATGCCGCGTTGGAAGTAGCCAAACGCCAGGTAGAAGCCGCCAGGGCCAGTATCAAGGCGAGCCAGACAAGTGTGCGTTATACGAAAGTAACCGCGCCATTCGATGGCATAATAGGCATTTCAGCGGTGAAAGTAGGAGCGCCCGTTTCGGCCGGACAGACTGTTTTGAATACCGTTTCGACCGATAACCAGCTGGCGGTCGATTTCAACGTGGACCAGAAGGAAATCTATCGTTTCACGTCGCTGATGAAGTCGCAAAAAGCGAACGACTCGACTTTTTCGATCAAATTCGGAACGGATGTGTATCCTGCGCACGGCAGAATCGCATTGCTCGACCGTGCCGTGGACCCGCAAACCGGTAGCATCAAAACCCGTTTGATTTTCCCGAACAAAGGCAACCAGCTCCGTGCGGGTATGACCGGCACTGTGATGGTACTGAACAACGCAGGTACTAAATCATTGGTGATTCCTCACAAAGCCGTGACGGAGCAGCTGGGTGAATTTTTCGTGTATGTGGCTGGCGACAGCAGCAAGGTTACCCAGCGGAAAGTGGTGCTTGGTACGGCTATCGGCTCCAATGTAATTATCAGGGATGGCCTGAAAGAAGGCGAAAAAATTGCCGTGGAAGGTGTCCAGAACCTTCGTGAAGGAGCAGTTATTCAGGAAGGCGCGCCTAGTGCAGGTGGTGCTCCCAAAAAACAATAAGCTGCCGGTCCCTTTTACTATTTCATAAACCAGTACGAAATGATTGCAGATGTTTTTATAAAAAAGGCCGGTCACCGCGATAGTATCCTCGGTGGTGCTGGTCCTGGTGGGGCTCATTGCCCTGACCACCCTGCCGGTGGCCCAATATCCCGACGTTACCCCTCCTACCGTAACCGTAAGCGGTAACTTTACCGGGGCCGACGCTCAGACGGTCGAACAGACGACCACAACCCCCATCGAGACGCAGATCAACGGTGTGCCGGGCATGACGTATATGTCCAGCAACAGTACCAGCAGCGGACAAAGCAGCATCAACGTCGTGTTCGACGTCGGTACGGACGTCAATATAGCCGCGCTGGATGTGCAGAACCGTGTAAGCGTGGCCGAGCCGACGCTTCCGGACGCCGTGAAACGCCTCGGATTGACAGTACGGAAACGCCAGCCGAGTATTATGATCGCATTGGCGTTATACTCGCCAAATGGCACGCACGATGCGCAGTTTATCGGTAACTATGCCAATATCTACCTTAAAGACGCATTGCAGCGCGTTAAAGGCGTGGGCGATATCGTGTCGCGCGCCGACGACTTCGGTATGCGTATCTGGCTTAACCCGGAGAAACTGGCTAACCTGCGGATGACCCCTTCGGACATTTCGGCGGCATTGGCCGAACAAAACCTTCAGATCGCGGCGGGTACCGTGGGCGGAACCCCTCAGCCCGGCGCACAGGCATTCGAATACAGCGTGCTTACCAACAGCCGCCTGAATACTAAGGAGCAGTTTGAAAACATCATCGTCCGCTCCGCCCCCGAAGAGGGTAGCGTGGTGTACCTGCGCGATGTGGCCCGCGTGGAGCTAGGCAAATTCGATTATGGAGTGAACGCGTTCGTGGCCGGTAAACCTGCCGCATTCGTGTTGATTTACCAGGCTCCCGACGCCAATGCGCTGGACACATACGAGGGCGTAATGAAGGCGCTCACCGAAATGAAGAAAACCTTCCCCAAGGATATCGATTACGTGATCCCGGTTGAAACCGCGTCTGTCGTGAAAGTATCTATCGAAGAGGTGCTTCATACATTCGGCGAGGCGATGATCCTCGTGGTGATCGTGGTATTTCTGTTCCTGCAAAACTGGCGCGCGACACTTATCCCGATCCTGGCGATCCCGGTTTCGCTGATCGGTACGTTTATCTTCTTCATTCCTTTCGGGTTCACGATCAACACGCTGACGCTCTTTGCATTCGTACTGGCGATCGGTATTGTGGTGGACGACGCGATCGTAGTGGTGGAAGCGGTGCAACATTATATCGACGACAAAAAAATGTCGCCGCGCGCCGCTACCGAACAGGCTATGAAAGACATTTCCGGCCCTGTCATCGCGATTGCGCTTATTCTCGCTGCGGTGTTCGTTCCGGTGGGTTTCGTGCCTGGTATCGTGGGGCGGCTCTATCAGCAATTTGCGATCACGATCGCGGTTTCCGTGTTGCTTTCTGCATTCGTCGCCCTTTCGCTGACGCCAGCGCTTTGCTCGATCATGCTGCGCCCATCCAAAGGTGAGGGCGACAAGAAGAACTGGCTCGAAAAGTTCTTCGACCGTTTCAACCGCTGGTTCGATAAAGTTTCGCACTCTTACACCAGAGGTGTCTCCAAATGGATCAAAGCTACGCCGCTGGTGCTGGTAATGATGGTCTGCCTGTTTGTCGGATTGTTCTTCCTATTCAAAAACAAACCTTCCGGATTTATTCCGGTGGAAGACGAGGGCCGCCTTTTCGTTACCTACGAAATGCAGGAAGCTACTTCTACAACCCGTAACGTGGCGATGATCAAGGACATTATGCAACGCGTTTCATCTATTCCCGAGGTGAAAGTGGTGGGTGGTCTGGCCGGATTGAACGTAATCAGCTTCTCGAACAAATCCAACGTCGGAACAATGTTCGTGAGCTTGCATCCCTGGGCCGAGCGGAAAGGCGCGGAACACCACGTACAGGCGGTGATCAAGGAAATTCAGAAACGCACGGCGGATATCAAGGAAGCGCGCGTGCTGGCTATCGCACCACCGGCGATCCCGGGTCTCGGCGCGACATCCGGTTTTACATTCCAGTTACAACAATCGACCAGTACAGACAATATCCAGCAATTTGAAGCCGTAGCGCGCGAATTTCTCGGCCGGGTAAACAAACGCCCCGAAATCGCGATGGCTTATACCTTCTTCAACGCACGGACGCCGAGCTATCAGATCGATGTGGACCGCGACAAAACGAAGAAACTGGGTGTTCAGGTCAATGATGTGTTCAACTCCCTGTCGACACTTTTGGGTAGCTCCTATATCAACGACTTCAACCTTTACGGACGGAACTTCCGCGTGATGGTGCAGGCCGACAGCAGTTTCCGCTCGTCGCTCGACAAGATCCAGAAATTCTACGTGCGCAACCGTGCCGGTAACATGGTGCCGCTAAGCGCATTGGTTACTTCGAGGGTCGTAGAAAACCCCGCATTGATTTCCCACTACAACATTTACCGTTCGGTGGAGATCAACGGTACGCCGAAACCCGGGTATAGTAGCGGACAGGCGATCACGGCGCTGCGCGAGGAAGCCGCCAAGCTGCCCGCCGGTTACAGCTACGAGTTTTCGGGTATGAGTAGCGAAGAGATCAAAGCGGGCGACAGCACCGTGACCATTTTCGCAATTTCGATCGTTTTCGTGTTCCTGTTCCTAGCCGCGCTTTACGAAAGCTGGTCTATTCCGTTCTCGGTACTTTTCGCGGTGCCCATCGGCGCTTTCGGCTCGATCCTGACATTGACATTCCTGCCGAATTTGTCCAACAACATTTACGCGCAGATCGGTCTGATCACGCTGATCGGTTTGGCCGCGAAGAACGCGATCCTGATCGTCGAATTCGCGAAGGAACGTGTGGATAATGGTATGGAACTCGTGAAAGCGACTCTCGAAGCCGTGCAGCTGCGTCTGCGCCCTATTATCATGACCTCGCTCGCATTCATCCTCGGCGTCCTTCCGCTCGCATTTGCCAGCGGTGCCGCCGCAGAGTCGCGTAAAACCATCGGCTGGACCGTATTCGGCGGTATGCTCGCCGCTACTTCGCTGGCGATTTTTGTGGTACCGGTATTGTTTGTGGCTATTGAAAAACTGGTGACGAAGAAAGGGGACCAAGCTGCAAAGCCGGATAATGTGGCGGGCTCTGCGGCGCATTAATCAGATTTGATATGAAGCAAAAACGAGGGTGTACCGCAAAGTGCCCTCGTTTTTGTTTATAGTTAAGTTACTTCTCTACGCTTCTTATTTCTCGGCTTCTTATTTCTCGGCCCAGACATGAGTAATTTAGAGAATGGGAGCGGCAACCTACATCCAGAGTGTACGCTCAGTAGCTAATGCAGACCTCGAAACGGCGCTTGCAGCAACGGTAAAAGTATTAGAAAAATGGCCTTTACGAGCAAACTTCATCAATCAATGTCGCAAAAAGTTTGAATTTTAAACAAATAAAACGAGGTTATTCAAAATATTGTATAAATGAAAAGTCGGGTTATGAGTTCCGACTTTCATTTATACAGTATTTAAGATAGTAGTCAAATGCGACCGTTGTGGCAACTGTACATGGATATTTTTAAGTCCCATTACCGTTACCAAGCAATAGATCGAATCCAAATATTAGAAGGATTATCTCCAACTATTTCATGTTTAATTGTTCCCGATCCAGTTAAATACCACATACTGCCTACATGTTGGCCAAATGTATCAACATATGTATAGTGTTTTTCAAACTGCCAATCGGTTGTTCCGGTAACTGGAACTGGCGTTGTAGATACGCAACAAACAGGCCCAATTCTCTCATTAGTAGCGACAGTTCTAGCATTTGTCGGAGATGGCCCTAACGTTAAAGAATAAAGTATATCAGGGGTAATTGTGCGATTATTACCAGCAGGCAGCCAAGAACCTCCACTTTTATATTCCAGTTTCGCCTTAAACACAAGAACACATTCCCATTTATCATAGAAGTTGAGATCCCATGGACGCGATGGATCTCGTGCTGTACCTAGCCTAATATCTAGTGCATCGATCTCGTCTACCCATTTTCTAGCCCCACTTACTGGTGTTTGCTGTGTAAATTCATGCTGAGCACCACCCGTATGTTTCTGATTTAATCCAATATCCAACCTGGCATTCACATTAGAAGCCTTAATAATACCCGTTCTCCTACCATATCGAAATGCCTTTAGCTGGGACCGATCAATATTTTCTTCATTGTTCCAGTCGAATTGATCCTTCTTGTTAATATCTACAACATACTGTGACTGCAGTCCAAACACTACATACTTATCTTCAAGCACATACGCACCACTGTTATTGAGAATAAATGGGTATTGAGAAGGTACATTGCCCAAAATATGACGGTGTTTTTCAGAGAGGTTCGGATCACCGATTTTGCCCACGAGTAAATCTTTGCCATATTTGTCAGCTACAAAATGCCTAAATGCCTCTTCCTTTAAAAGTTTGTTCGAAAACTCTTCAAACGCTGTTAGTGTAGAAAAATGAAAAGTTCCATCTTTAAACTCAACTGTTCCACTCTGAGTTTTGGAAAGCACTCCTTCTGTTCCCTCAGCTATCCTATCTTCCGTAAACTTTTCATCATTACAGGAGAGTAACATCATCCCGCAAAT harbors:
- a CDS encoding TolC family protein, whose translation is MKYWSKPLKTTRLALSSAFLLLNLLSTALAQGIQESNREAPVLEQATLQEVVAYAIKNQPVIQQSLIDEQITANQVRAKLADWYPQIGFNYNLQHNFIVQTSIIAGNPVKLGVNNVSAAQFTLSQQIFNRDVLLARRTRGDVLFAASQNTVNNKTDLAVNVSKAFYDVLATTQQIKVAEEDIVRLERSLKDAQNQYKSGVADKIDYKRATISLNNTRANKKSNEEVLKAKLEYLKTLMGYPLDKALQISYDTLQMEREIALDTLQNVDLNARIEYQILATQKKLAEANLQYNKWSYLPNLSLNGAYNLNFQNNHFSDLYNKNYPNSFGLLTLSLPIYQGGKRKANTKQAEWQIKRLDWDIKGLQNNVNSEYASALANYKGNLTNLLAQKENVELAREVYDVIQLQYKSGIKTYLEVVTSETDLRLARINYYNALYQVLASKIDVQKALGQINIQ
- a CDS encoding efflux RND transporter periplasmic adaptor subunit: MFLNTTKYYPAVLLALTIFSCGKKDQQQQPTAPQAVPVTLTEVKSTEASYYDEYPGTVVPLNEVELRPQVTGFVTGIHFTDGARVRKGQLLYTIDAQLYDANYEQAIANLNVQEANLARAQKDADRYHELEKNDAVAKQLVDNADAALEVAKRQVEAARASIKASQTSVRYTKVTAPFDGIIGISAVKVGAPVSAGQTVLNTVSTDNQLAVDFNVDQKEIYRFTSLMKSQKANDSTFSIKFGTDVYPAHGRIALLDRAVDPQTGSIKTRLIFPNKGNQLRAGMTGTVMVLNNAGTKSLVIPHKAVTEQLGEFFVYVAGDSSKVTQRKVVLGTAIGSNVIIRDGLKEGEKIAVEGVQNLREGAVIQEGAPSAGGAPKKQ